A single window of Helicobacter macacae MIT 99-5501 DNA harbors:
- a CDS encoding F0F1 ATP synthase subunit C has protein sequence MKALGILFFGLVGFAFAGESVFSGSDLSLLMALSVAGGVVGLGIAALGGAIGMGNAAAATISGTARNPGIGGKLLGTMFIALALIEAQVIYTLVFAIIAIYGNPFLPESGAIVNAFKALLS, from the coding sequence ATGAAAGCACTTGGAATTTTGTTTTTTGGACTTGTAGGTTTTGCGTTCGCTGGCGAGAGTGTGTTTAGCGGTAGTGATTTATCACTACTTATGGCACTATCAGTCGCAGGCGGTGTTGTAGGACTTGGTATCGCTGCACTTGGTGGTGCTATCGGTATGGGAAATGCTGCTGCTGCTACTATATCAGGCACTGCGCGAAATCCCGGCATCGGTGGTAAGCTACTAGGAACGATGTTTATCGCTCTAGCACTTATTGAAGCGCAAGTTATCTACACGCTTGTTTTTGCGATTATCGCTATTTATGGTAACCCATTCTTACCAGAATCAGGCGCAATCGTAAATGCCTTTAAAGCATTGCTAAGCTAG
- a CDS encoding polyribonucleotide nucleotidyltransferase gives MHAKSPQVVEIALSNLDERYKLNYVAKQACGSVWYESKKTVMLATVAVDYEARQEDFLPLTVQYIHKSYAIGKIPGGFMKREGKPSEFEILTSRLIDRTLRPLFPKGYYYPTQITIFALSYEGESDLQVCALHAAANALLVSGLEFVPAVSGVRVGRIENKFVINPTNTQMQESTLDLFVSGSGQDILMIEMKGKKQASDSTKNPYIDEDSLCQAITLAQGAITKDCTQYEKLIKPHKSPTLNLPLKPIISNEPLYNLIAKDYAKPVLEAIKAMSKSERSSDIESIAKQILESKISQDSSEQEIKELQSSIKEMLNLYKKNEVRKMILESSLRADGRGLKQVRNISIETNILPCVHASALFTRGETQALVTCTLGSENDAQILDDFSGVNATNQTTSPATNAPVKEKFSFHYNFPSFSVGEASMIGGVGRRELGHGNLAKKALESSLPTSHTNRQTIRLVSEILESNGSSSMASVCGGSLALRACGIENELVAGVAMGLVCENSSNEVTKESKKSSSKDSKCQKYAILTDIMGLEDHDGDMDFKVAGSAKGISAMQMDIKLGGLDFGILKEALYQAKEAREHILGIMEEACKNIKIQDEILPKSEVFAVPSAKIADIIGQGGKTIKDITERFGVSIDIFRDKGEIQINALDSSAIHNARAFILALIAPQETYQNGEVFDGVIKSVADFGLFIELPRGGDGLIHISKLPRENAPLKERYTQGQILKCVVVETFRGKIGLALA, from the coding sequence ATGCACGCCAAAAGTCCACAAGTAGTAGAAATCGCACTATCAAATTTAGATGAACGATACAAACTCAACTATGTCGCCAAGCAAGCCTGCGGAAGCGTGTGGTATGAGTCCAAAAAAACAGTTATGCTAGCTACCGTAGCGGTGGATTATGAGGCTAGGCAAGAGGATTTTTTGCCCCTCACAGTGCAGTATATACACAAGTCTTACGCCATAGGTAAAATCCCGGGTGGGTTTATGAAGCGTGAGGGCAAGCCAAGTGAGTTTGAGATTTTAACCTCTAGGCTTATTGACCGCACACTTCGACCGCTTTTTCCCAAAGGCTATTATTATCCCACACAAATTACGATTTTCGCGCTAAGCTATGAGGGGGAGAGTGATTTGCAGGTATGTGCTTTGCACGCTGCGGCAAATGCTTTGCTCGTATCTGGATTAGAGTTTGTCCCTGCTGTAAGTGGCGTGCGCGTAGGCAGGATAGAAAATAAATTTGTGATAAACCCCACAAACACCCAAATGCAAGAATCCACGCTTGATTTGTTTGTATCAGGCAGTGGGCAAGATATACTGATGATAGAAATGAAAGGCAAAAAACAAGCTAGTGATTCTACCAAAAACCCTTACATTGATGAGGATTCTCTATGCCAAGCTATCACACTAGCACAAGGCGCAATCACAAAAGACTGCACCCAATATGAAAAACTCATAAAACCACACAAATCACCTACCCTAAACCTCCCACTAAAGCCTATCATATCAAATGAACCTCTATATAACCTCATCGCCAAAGACTACGCAAAGCCCGTGCTAGAAGCGATAAAGGCGATGAGCAAATCCGAGCGAAGTAGCGATATAGAATCTATCGCTAAACAAATCTTAGAGTCCAAAATATCACAAGATTCTAGCGAGCAAGAAATAAAAGAACTCCAATCCTCCATAAAAGAAATGCTAAATCTCTACAAAAAAAATGAAGTGCGAAAAATGATACTAGAATCTAGCCTAAGAGCTGATGGCAGGGGACTAAAGCAAGTGCGAAATATCAGCATTGAGACAAATATTTTGCCTTGTGTGCACGCTAGTGCGCTATTTACTCGTGGGGAGACTCAAGCACTTGTTACTTGCACGCTAGGAAGCGAAAATGATGCGCAAATCCTTGATGACTTTAGCGGAGTAAATGCAACAAATCAAACCACAAGCCCCGCTACAAACGCTCCTGTGAAAGAAAAATTTAGCTTTCATTATAATTTCCCTAGCTTCAGCGTGGGCGAAGCAAGTATGATAGGTGGCGTAGGCAGGCGAGAGCTAGGACACGGAAATCTTGCCAAAAAAGCCCTAGAATCTAGCCTCCCCACAAGCCACACAAATCGCCAAACTATCCGTCTAGTCTCTGAAATCCTAGAATCAAATGGAAGCTCATCTATGGCAAGTGTATGTGGTGGCTCTCTTGCACTTCGTGCGTGCGGGATAGAAAACGAGCTAGTAGCAGGTGTGGCTATGGGACTTGTGTGTGAGAACTCTAGCAATGAGGTGACAAAAGAATCCAAAAAAAGCTCTAGCAAAGATTCCAAATGCCAAAAATACGCGATTTTGACAGACATAATGGGACTAGAAGACCACGATGGAGATATGGATTTCAAAGTAGCAGGGAGTGCCAAAGGCATAAGTGCTATGCAAATGGATATAAAGCTAGGTGGGCTAGATTTTGGGATTTTAAAAGAAGCGTTGTATCAGGCAAAAGAAGCTAGGGAGCATATTTTAGGCATTATGGAGGAGGCTTGCAAAAATATCAAAATCCAAGATGAGATTTTGCCAAAAAGTGAAGTCTTTGCCGTGCCAAGTGCCAAAATCGCAGACATCATCGGGCAAGGTGGCAAAACCATAAAAGATATAACCGAGCGGTTTGGCGTGAGTATTGATATTTTTAGAGACAAAGGCGAAATCCAAATAAACGCCCTAGATTCTAGTGCTATCCACAATGCACGCGCCTTTATCCTCGCCCTCATCGCCCCTCAAGAGACTTATCAAAATGGCGAAGTGTTTGATGGTGTGATAAAAAGTGTGGCGGATTTTGGGCTGTTTATCGAGCTACCAAGAGGTGGAGATGGCTTGATACACATCAGCAAACTTCCACGCGAAAATGCGCCACTAAAAGAGCGATACACTCAAGGGCAGATTCTCAAATGCGTGGTTGTAGAAACTTTTCGAGGTAAAATCGGGCTAGCTTTAGCGTAA
- the lgt gene encoding prolipoprotein diacylglyceryl transferase, translated as MESHLSFWNSIYSQFDPVAFSLFGLKVHWYGIAYACALILAFFIAKFFIRHFPQRFSIAQTMIDSYFLWAEAGVILGARLGYVLIYDPNRFYYLANPLEIFSPFDSYGNFVGISGMSFHGGAVGFLFMSWLFCRFKKQSFLQLMDLLAISVPLAYIFGRVGNFLNQELYGRIVPDNDSFGQVVGILVNGELRYPSQLLESFLEGFVLFIVVAICARFLHKNGALIAVYGIGYGVARFVAEYWREPDSQMGLYFVIDGVFGGLSMGQILSSLMILAGCGILGYVYLLDNSQKSSKSSKIAKRAQNHKT; from the coding sequence TTGGAATCGCATTTAAGTTTTTGGAATAGCATCTATTCGCAGTTTGACCCTGTGGCTTTTTCGCTTTTTGGGCTAAAGGTGCATTGGTATGGTATCGCTTATGCGTGTGCGCTTATTTTGGCGTTTTTTATTGCCAAATTTTTTATTCGCCATTTTCCGCAGAGATTTTCCATAGCACAAACTATGATTGATAGCTACTTTTTGTGGGCAGAAGCGGGTGTGATTTTGGGTGCTAGGCTTGGCTATGTGCTTATTTATGACCCAAATAGATTTTATTATTTGGCAAACCCTTTAGAGATTTTTAGCCCCTTTGATAGCTATGGCAATTTTGTAGGCATTAGCGGTATGAGCTTCCACGGTGGTGCGGTGGGATTTCTTTTTATGTCGTGGCTTTTTTGTAGATTTAAAAAACAAAGTTTTTTGCAGCTAATGGACTTACTAGCGATAAGTGTCCCGCTTGCATATATTTTTGGCAGAGTTGGCAATTTCTTAAACCAAGAGCTATATGGCAGAATCGTGCCAGATAATGATAGCTTCGGGCAAGTAGTGGGAATCCTAGTAAATGGCGAGCTGCGCTACCCAAGCCAGCTTTTGGAGAGCTTTTTAGAGGGATTTGTGCTTTTTATCGTGGTGGCGATTTGTGCTAGATTTTTGCACAAAAATGGCGCACTTATCGCGGTGTATGGCATAGGCTATGGTGTGGCGAGATTTGTAGCGGAGTATTGGAGGGAGCCAGACTCGCAAATGGGGCTTTATTTTGTCATTGATGGTGTGTTTGGTGGGCTTAGTATGGGGCAGATTTTATCTAGCCTTATGATACTTGCGGGCTGTGGGATTTTGGGCTATGTATATCTGCTTGATAACTCCCAAAAATCATCAAAATCCTCAAAAATCGCCAAACGCGCACAAAATCACAAGACATAA
- a CDS encoding RluA family pseudouridine synthase translates to MQKSKHTKIKKAQPKKTPKAPKKTQNATTNKIANTNQSTQKAYKLLSESLSISHSKAKSLIDRGLVSADGKKLTLARVPLPKGVRFSIRQVQEVRIIHKDEDIMCVDKPAFMDSYEVERECQDKQGKEWKLLHRLDKETSGCLLLVKENSDFAKKALDEFVKNRVYKLYNALVSGIINDEQEISLPLLIHKGKSAKTIAISQSAAQKAKNAKSATTHIAPRFIQGKKTLLDVRILTGRTHQIRAHLQAIGHPLIGDTLYGGLNASRLMLHASEIRIFEYVFTSKLPSEFDFRS, encoded by the coding sequence ATGCAAAAATCAAAACACACAAAAATAAAAAAAGCACAGCCCAAAAAAACACCCAAAGCCCCCAAAAAAACCCAAAATGCCACAACAAACAAAATAGCTAATACAAATCAATCCACCCAAAAAGCCTACAAACTCCTAAGCGAAAGCCTTAGCATTTCGCATAGCAAAGCAAAATCCCTAATCGATAGAGGGCTTGTAAGTGCTGATGGCAAAAAACTAACGCTAGCTAGAGTCCCCCTGCCAAAAGGCGTAAGATTTAGCATAAGGCAAGTCCAAGAAGTGCGGATTATCCACAAAGATGAGGATATAATGTGTGTGGATAAACCTGCGTTTATGGATAGCTATGAGGTAGAGAGAGAGTGCCAAGATAAGCAAGGCAAAGAATGGAAGCTACTCCATAGGCTAGATAAAGAAACAAGTGGTTGCTTGCTGCTAGTCAAGGAAAATAGTGATTTTGCCAAAAAGGCATTAGATGAGTTTGTCAAAAATCGTGTCTATAAACTTTATAATGCCCTAGTGAGTGGAATCATAAATGATGAGCAAGAAATCTCCCTGCCACTGCTTATCCACAAAGGCAAATCTGCAAAAACAATAGCTATCTCACAAAGCGCGGCGCAAAAAGCAAAAAACGCAAAATCTGCCACCACGCACATAGCACCCAGATTTATTCAAGGCAAAAAAACTCTCCTAGATGTGAGAATCCTAACAGGGCGCACTCATCAAATCCGCGCACACCTACAAGCCATAGGACACCCACTCATAGGCGACACGCTCTATGGCGGGCTAAATGCTTCAAGACTTATGCTTCACGCAAGTGAGATAAGGATTTTTGAATATGTTTTTACCTCAAAGTTGCCTAGTGAATTTGACTTTAGAAGCTAG
- a CDS encoding 3-deoxy-D-manno-octulosonic acid transferase, whose amino-acid sequence MRFIYFVACFSLYIISLPLLVITSFKHKHRVSIPRRFFPFVFPLLRAFGKKTYSGFCKDFSPQMWLHACSYGEVKSLQFIMSHLLDTNQAQSKDFAQSKQKDSKDCAQPLPSLSNSMHLPHSQNSPHPPSPTISPHKNLQILLTTITHTGYTLAKETYAGYPNVRVEFLPFEIFLPFYAKRFFIDSSKISCLKLLCVFEAELWLGLFSLAKCLNSHTMLLNARISSRSYPRYKRFSFFYRHIFALVDSVFAQSDEDKSRLESLGAKNIQAIGNLKAYNPPTITKNYDKPKGTLFLAASTHNGEEELIIDAFLSAFGKERFGKKGDIFLAIIPRHPERFGEVAKLIESKNLAFSCLSQGCEKAFCERILLIDTLGELNNFYAIADISILGGSFAKEGGHNPLEPAHFQNVLISGEHIFNQKALFAMVQNAYIIKQDELESTLKNYKNLAKSYIDSTHSNLPQLLESIDKHLA is encoded by the coding sequence TTGCGTTTTATCTACTTTGTTGCTTGCTTTAGTTTATATATCATAAGCCTACCTCTACTTGTCATTACAAGTTTTAAACACAAGCATAGAGTATCGATTCCGCGTAGATTTTTTCCATTTGTATTCCCGCTCTTGCGTGCTTTTGGCAAAAAAACATATAGTGGATTTTGCAAGGATTTCTCTCCACAAATGTGGCTACACGCCTGCTCTTATGGCGAAGTAAAATCCCTGCAATTTATTATGTCGCATCTTTTAGACACAAATCAAGCGCAAAGTAAAGATTTCGCACAAAGCAAACAAAAAGATTCTAAGGATTGTGCCCAGCCTTTGCCAAGCCTATCAAACTCAATGCACTTGCCACATTCCCAAAACTCCCCACATCCCCCAAGCCCGACAATCTCGCCACACAAAAACTTGCAAATCCTGCTTACCACCATAACGCACACAGGCTACACCCTAGCAAAAGAAACTTATGCTGGCTACCCAAATGTCCGTGTGGAGTTTTTGCCTTTTGAAATCTTTTTGCCCTTTTATGCCAAGCGATTTTTTATTGATTCTAGCAAAATCTCTTGCCTAAAGCTACTTTGCGTATTTGAAGCTGAACTATGGCTAGGACTTTTTTCTCTAGCCAAATGCCTAAACTCCCACACAATGCTACTAAATGCTAGAATCTCATCTCGCTCCTACCCTCGTTATAAACGATTTAGCTTTTTTTATCGCCATATCTTTGCCCTTGTTGATAGTGTATTTGCTCAAAGCGATGAGGACAAATCCCGCTTAGAATCGCTAGGGGCGAAAAATATCCAAGCCATAGGAAATCTAAAGGCATATAATCCACCTACTATTACCAAAAATTATGACAAGCCAAAAGGCACTCTATTTCTCGCAGCCTCCACGCATAATGGCGAAGAAGAGCTTATCATTGATGCCTTTTTATCTGCCTTTGGCAAAGAGCGTTTTGGCAAAAAAGGTGATATATTTTTAGCCATTATCCCGCGACACCCAGAGCGATTTGGCGAAGTGGCAAAACTCATAGAATCCAAAAATCTAGCTTTTTCCTGCCTATCTCAAGGCTGTGAAAAGGCTTTTTGTGAAAGAATCTTGCTTATTGACACGCTAGGCGAGCTTAACAACTTCTATGCCATAGCAGATATAAGCATTTTGGGTGGTAGCTTTGCCAAAGAGGGTGGGCACAATCCCCTAGAACCAGCGCATTTCCAAAATGTGCTAATAAGTGGTGAGCATATTTTCAATCAAAAAGCACTTTTTGCTATGGTGCAAAATGCCTATATCATCAAGCAAGATGAGTTAGAATCTACCCTAAAAAACTACAAAAATCTAGCCAAAAGCTACATTGATAGCACGCACTCAAATTTGCCTCAACTGCTAGAATCTATTGATAAACATTTGGCATAG
- a CDS encoding zinc ribbon domain-containing protein yields MNKNLTQLIAIAQIDKEADALDPVMQDKQSVLDKLLAQKAKQEARLRALDEMQEEARLTIARNEGIIQANSQKIEDIQQRLIEPRSDREARTLSIEEDLAKEQIRHSNNEITRLNKELESRDAQISEINSEIETLKTSIQTTKEICEKEISQIKAQQQEIFKKKEVFIAAIDNKVITFYEKIRRWAKNTSVVPVKKQACGGCFIRLNDKLYSDILQSSEIISCPHCGRILYITQDSALEPTEPKEKKSKGTKKEKEA; encoded by the coding sequence ATGAACAAAAATCTAACACAGCTTATCGCTATCGCTCAAATCGATAAAGAAGCAGACGCACTAGACCCTGTAATGCAAGATAAACAATCTGTGCTTGACAAACTCCTAGCCCAAAAAGCAAAGCAAGAAGCTAGACTTCGCGCACTAGATGAAATGCAAGAAGAAGCTAGGCTTACTATTGCGCGAAATGAGGGCATTATCCAAGCTAATTCCCAAAAAATCGAGGACATTCAGCAACGACTAATCGAGCCTCGCTCTGATAGAGAAGCGCGGACTTTGAGTATAGAGGAGGATTTGGCAAAGGAGCAGATTCGACACTCCAATAACGAAATCACTAGACTAAATAAAGAGCTAGAATCTAGAGATGCGCAGATAAGCGAGATAAATAGCGAGATTGAGACGCTTAAGACAAGTATCCAAACAACTAAAGAAATCTGTGAGAAAGAAATCTCTCAAATCAAAGCCCAACAACAAGAGATTTTTAAGAAAAAAGAAGTCTTTATCGCTGCTATTGACAATAAAGTCATCACATTTTATGAGAAAATCCGCCGATGGGCAAAAAACACAAGCGTAGTCCCTGTCAAAAAGCAGGCTTGCGGTGGTTGCTTTATCCGCTTAAATGACAAACTTTACTCTGATATTTTGCAAAGTAGTGAGATTATCAGCTGTCCGCATTGTGGGAGAATCCTCTATATCACACAAGATAGTGCTCTAGAGCCCACAGAGCCAAAAGAGAAAAAATCAAAAGGGACGAAAAAAGAAAAAGAAGCCTAA
- a CDS encoding Nif3-like dinuclear metal center hexameric protein: protein MTKTKPLAQAKIKPSKISLDKAPLGEISLGEVYEILDSISPFSLQESWDNSGINLGHSSQKITQIFLALEADLQIAQNLPPNSLLITHHPLIFSPLKSFDPTDYPAKILQILIQKNCALIAMHTNFDKTHLNEYFAKEILGFDSPSLCSDNLSRFCALPPTPIASLAQRVKSSLSLKSLTYSAPNEDFLVSQVYFVCGSGASFWHKIAQGQISQIPQEKEAKDEKSSQANSTTTRGGVAEQNTKGGICLITSDIKYHDAMSAKCANIALIDATHYASERHFAPLLHNNLHNNLQIKHLNCIMLENFSPFSYI, encoded by the coding sequence ATGACAAAAACAAAACCACTAGCGCAAGCCAAAATCAAACCTAGTAAAATCTCGCTTGACAAAGCCCCGCTTGGCGAAATATCACTTGGGGAAGTCTATGAGATTTTGGATAGTATTAGCCCATTTAGCTTGCAAGAGTCTTGGGATAATAGCGGGATAAATCTAGGACATTCTAGCCAAAAAATCACACAAATCTTTCTCGCACTTGAAGCAGATTTGCAAATCGCACAAAATCTACCTCCAAATAGCTTGCTTATCACTCATCACCCGCTTATATTTTCCCCGCTTAAGTCATTTGACCCCACAGACTATCCTGCCAAAATCCTGCAAATCCTTATCCAAAAAAACTGCGCCCTAATCGCGATGCACACAAACTTTGATAAAACACATTTAAATGAATATTTTGCAAAAGAGATTTTGGGATTTGACTCACCCTCTTTGTGTAGCGATAATCTTAGTAGGTTTTGTGCTTTGCCACCCACTCCCATAGCCTCCCTAGCCCAAAGGGTAAAATCTAGCCTATCTCTAAAATCCCTCACTTACAGCGCACCAAATGAGGATTTTTTAGTCTCTCAAGTGTATTTTGTCTGCGGAAGCGGGGCTAGCTTTTGGCACAAAATCGCACAAGGACAAATAAGCCAAATACCACAAGAAAAAGAAGCAAAAGATGAGAAGTCTTCGCAAGCAAATTCTACCACCACTAGAGGAGGCGTAGCAGAGCAAAACACTAAGGGCGGAATCTGCCTAATTACTAGCGATATAAAATACCACGATGCAATGAGCGCAAAATGTGCCAATATCGCGCTTATTGACGCTACACATTACGCTAGTGAGCGACATTTTGCTCCTCTCTTGCACAATAATTTGCACAATAATTTGCAAATTAAGCACCTTAATTGTATAATGCTTGAGAATTTTTCCCCATTTTCTTACATTTGA
- the glyQ gene encoding glycine--tRNA ligase subunit alpha, giving the protein MQSFSDILLALQDFWKRQGCVILQPYDIPAGAGTFHPATLLRSLDSRPWSVAYVAPSRRPTDGRYGENPNRLGSYYQFQVLIKPSPSNIQELYLDSLSTLGIDRTKHDIRFIEDNWESPTLGAWGLGWEVWLDGMEVTQFTYFQQVGGLPCEPVAVEITYGVERLAMYIQEVESIFDIAWNCEGASYADVHLQGEYEFSRYHFEVADSAMLFSSFDSAQGEAKRCLEAKLPLPAYDFVMLSSHYFNILDARKAISVAQRQNYILKIRELAKACAMLYKEQEGEREERLAQAKSSTKNL; this is encoded by the coding sequence GTGCAAAGTTTTTCAGATATTTTACTAGCATTGCAAGACTTTTGGAAAAGGCAAGGTTGCGTGATTTTGCAACCCTATGATATTCCTGCTGGAGCTGGGACTTTTCACCCTGCGACACTTTTGCGCAGCCTAGATTCTAGGCCGTGGAGTGTGGCTTATGTCGCTCCATCTCGCCGTCCCACAGATGGACGCTATGGGGAGAATCCAAACCGATTGGGCAGCTACTATCAATTTCAAGTGCTTATAAAACCAAGCCCTAGCAATATCCAAGAGCTGTATTTGGACTCGCTAAGCACGCTAGGCATTGATAGGACAAAGCACGACATTCGATTTATTGAGGATAATTGGGAATCTCCCACACTTGGTGCGTGGGGGCTAGGCTGGGAAGTGTGGCTAGATGGTATGGAGGTTACGCAATTTACTTATTTTCAGCAAGTGGGTGGGTTGCCCTGTGAGCCTGTCGCGGTAGAAATCACTTATGGTGTGGAGCGATTAGCTATGTATATCCAAGAGGTAGAATCTATCTTTGATATTGCGTGGAATTGTGAGGGTGCAAGCTATGCTGATGTGCATTTGCAAGGCGAGTATGAGTTCTCACGCTATCATTTTGAGGTGGCAGATAGTGCTATGCTTTTTAGCTCGTTTGATAGCGCACAAGGTGAGGCTAAGAGGTGCTTGGAGGCTAAGCTACCCTTGCCTGCTTATGACTTTGTGATGCTTTCAAGCCATTATTTCAATATCCTTGATGCACGCAAGGCGATTTCTGTGGCGCAAAGACAAAACTATATCCTAAAAATCCGTGAGCTAGCAAAAGCGTGCGCAATGCTATATAAAGAGCAAGAGGGCGAGCGCGAAGAAAGACTAGCGCAAGCAAAATCTAGCACAAAAAATCTCTAA
- the bioB gene encoding biotin synthase BioB: MSYTFSQAKEIFYKPFMELLYEAHKIHLEHFSPSVIQTSTLLSIKTGACSENCAYCAQSSHYKTGVAKEKFMDREEIISLAKQAKQAGSSRFCMGASGRSPSEEELEEVCQIVREIKELGLETCATLGLLSSKQASKLKEAGLDFYNHNVDTSQEFYSQIISTRSFEDRLGTLKNVREAGLKLCVGGILGMGESNDDRIKMLLLLSQLETPPESVPINQLVKIPGTPLADTPEVDKFDFVRTIALARILMPTSYVRLSAGRKAMSEELQALCFFAGANSVFYGDKLLTAANATPSNDDMLFERLNLQREEFLEMKA, encoded by the coding sequence ATGTCTTATACTTTTTCTCAAGCAAAAGAGATTTTTTACAAGCCTTTTATGGAGCTACTTTATGAAGCGCACAAAATCCACCTAGAGCACTTCAGTCCAAGCGTCATTCAAACAAGCACTCTGCTAAGCATAAAGACAGGTGCGTGTAGTGAGAACTGCGCTTATTGTGCACAGTCAAGCCACTACAAAACAGGCGTAGCAAAAGAAAAATTTATGGATAGAGAGGAAATCATCTCGCTTGCAAAGCAAGCCAAACAAGCAGGAAGCTCAAGATTTTGTATGGGGGCAAGTGGGAGAAGCCCAAGTGAAGAGGAGCTAGAGGAAGTCTGCCAAATCGTGCGTGAAATCAAAGAGCTAGGACTAGAAACCTGCGCTACTTTGGGGCTACTCTCAAGCAAGCAGGCAAGCAAGCTAAAAGAAGCTGGGCTAGATTTTTATAATCACAATGTCGATACTTCGCAGGAATTTTACAGTCAAATCATCTCTACGCGCTCATTTGAGGATAGGCTAGGCACGCTAAAAAATGTCCGCGAAGCAGGGCTAAAGCTATGTGTGGGTGGCATACTTGGTATGGGAGAAAGCAATGATGATAGAATCAAAATGCTACTTTTGCTTTCCCAGCTAGAAACCCCACCTGAATCCGTGCCGATAAATCAGCTAGTAAAAATCCCTGGCACACCTCTAGCAGACACGCCCGAAGTGGATAAATTTGACTTTGTCCGCACTATCGCTTTGGCTAGAATCCTTATGCCAACTTCTTATGTGCGACTATCTGCGGGGCGAAAGGCGATGAGTGAGGAACTACAAGCGTTGTGCTTTTTTGCGGGTGCAAACTCGGTGTTTTATGGGGACAAACTCCTAACTGCAGCAAATGCCACACCAAGCAATGATGATATGCTTTTTGAAAGGCTTAATTTGCAAAGAGAGGAGTTTCTAGAGATGAAAGCATAG